ATTCTGAAGTAGCGCTTCCCGGTTCATTCCGCGCCATTGATATTACTCCGTCCAGATGCCTTATGCTTGTCCGGTCCGTGGTTTCATGTTCTATGGAAGTGAACATCTTCTCTTCAGAATAGAGACCTCCTTGAATTACGTCTATTTTGACCTCATTATCCGGTTGATTGTCATCCCGCACCACACGGTAAAACTTCGAGTTCCGAAAACTGTTTTTATCGACGTATTCGAGAAAATTAGCCGCGGTGACAGGCGCTTTATCCGTGTATATCTCAACTCTGATATCGCCCAACTCCGTACTTATCAGCAGGTACGTTTTATCGTCCGCACAATTCAAATTAAACGTACTTAGGACAAAAATTGCTGCTGCATACTGAATGATTTTAATAGTCACTCTCCTCCATAGCGTCCGCCATCAGCTTTTTAAGGTTTGTGGGTATTGGATTATCCTGCATTAACCGGGCGAAAAACGCTGTATTGTTCACGAGGTAACGAATTGTTTTGTTGGTGTATAGGTGCCTTTCACCTCCCGCTTCTATGTAGCTCGGTCCCGGTCCGGCGGTTCCGACCCAATATGAATCCGAGTTGGGCGGTATGACACAACCAAGGTGAGACAAATTGAACAGGGTTGTTCCTGCGGCATCATGAGCGCCGTCCTCGTTTCCAGTGACAATTACACCTGCCACTTTATTGTAAAGCGGGAATTGACCTGTTTCGAGATCTCCTTCATCATAAGTTCCGTCCAGTCTTTCGATAACCAATTGGGCGATCGACGAACGAACTCCAAACCAAATTGGAGTCCCTATTATAAGTATATTACAGGCTCTTACTTTATCCAATATTTCGGGCCATTCGTCCCCCTCCCCTTCATCCGATGAAATGCCGAAAGGAATATTGTAATCGATCATGCGTAGTATCTCACTCTTTACGCCTAATTCAGAATAAAGCTTGACCGCTTTGTTAATCAACGCCTCAGTGTTCGATACTTCCGGTGATTTTTTCAACGTACAATTTAAAAATAACGCTTTCAACGCCATTTGGTTCTCCATTTTTTTGTCGTACTTGCCTCTCCGGCTAAATTCTTCGGGGATAACTTACATCTGCGGCTGAACTCCTGCAACTAAATGACTCAAACCGGATATTTATTCGGGTAACTATTTGACACTACCATTCGATTGATTAAACAGATTCGCGATGTTAACTTCCGCTATCATATTCAGCAGGAGACAATGGTGAGAAGAACCCTATTAGTTCTATTGATGTTTTCGTCGGCTGCGGCTCAGAAGTTCGACGAATATTTTACCGGAAACACTTTACGTTTTGATTACTACCACAGCGGGATAGCAACTGAAGAACACATCAGCCTTGACGGGATACGCCTCGAAGGCAAATGGCCCGGCGGAAGGGTTAACTTGATCGACGATACAAATTTGGGCAAATACCTGTTTGAAGTGATCGACTTAAATAGCAACAGGGTAATTTACTCAAGGGGGTTCGCGAGCATCTATGGAGAATGGGAAACTACGGGCGAAGCGCGTCGCGGCGTCTGGCGGTCTATTCACGAATCTCAGCGTTTTCCCGAGCCGAAATCCGAAGTTCAACTTGTGCTCAAAAAACGAAAGACAGACGGATCGTTCAGTGAGATCTATACAGGCGTTGTCGATCCAAAAGGCAGGTTTGTCGACCGCTCTCCGTTACTCTCCGGGGGTAGTGTGTGGAACGTGTTCAAAAACGGCAAGCCGGAGAAAAAAGTGGATATCCTCCTTCTTGGTGACGGCTACACCGCAAAAGAGAAGAAAAAATTTCATTCAGACGTTAAACGCTTTGTGAAGGCGCTTTTCGATACCGAACCGTTCAAATCCCAGAAGAAGCATTTTAACGTCAGAGCAATCGACGTAGCGTCTGACCGATCCGGTATAAGTAATCCCCGAAAAGGCTCATGGTTCAAGACTCCGCTCGGATTGAGCTTCAACTCCTTCGATTCGGACAGGTACGTCCTTTCGTTCGAGAATAAAGCGATCAGGGAGATCGCCGCAAACGCTCCCTATGATGCGATTATGATGCTG
This is a stretch of genomic DNA from Candidatus Neomarinimicrobiota bacterium. It encodes these proteins:
- a CDS encoding peptidylprolyl isomerase is translated as MFVLSTFNLNCADDKTYLLISTELGDIRVEIYTDKAPVTAANFLEYVDKNSFRNSKFYRVVRDDNQPDNEVKIDVIQGGLYSEEKMFTSIEHETTDRTSIRHLDGVISMARNEPGSATSEFFICIGDQPELDYGGKRNPDGQGFAAFGKIVDGMDIVRKIHRQPADGQILAPEIRINSVRRFK
- a CDS encoding flavodoxin family protein translates to MKALFLNCTLKKSPEVSNTEALINKAVKLYSELGVKSEILRMIDYNIPFGISSDEGEGDEWPEILDKVRACNILIIGTPIWFGVRSSIAQLVIERLDGTYDEGDLETGQFPLYNKVAGVIVTGNEDGAHDAAGTTLFNLSHLGCVIPPNSDSYWVGTAGPGPSYIEAGGERHLYTNKTIRYLVNNTAFFARLMQDNPIPTNLKKLMADAMEESDY
- a CDS encoding peptidase M64, with translation MVRRTLLVLLMFSSAAAQKFDEYFTGNTLRFDYYHSGIATEEHISLDGIRLEGKWPGGRVNLIDDTNLGKYLFEVIDLNSNRVIYSRGFASIYGEWETTGEARRGVWRSIHESQRFPEPKSEVQLVLKKRKTDGSFSEIYTGVVDPKGRFVDRSPLLSGGSVWNVFKNGKPEKKVDILLLGDGYTAKEKKKFHSDVKRFVKALFDTEPFKSQKKHFNVRAIDVASDRSGISNPRKGSWFKTPLGLSFNSFDSDRYVLSFENKAIREIAANAPYDAIMMLANTRKYGGGGIFNLYATVSSDTEPAEYVFVHEFGHSFAGLADEYYTSSVAYEDFNPVGVEPWEPNVTALLDADELKWKDLVDSSTPLPTPWNQEQYDKASYKYQQKRTELRRSGAPESEVEKLFREVKSITEPMLKAEKYFGKVGAFEGAMYTAKGLYRPEADCIMFTRNPDYFCKVCSAAILRVIDLYVE